A DNA window from Castanea sativa cultivar Marrone di Chiusa Pesio chromosome 7, ASM4071231v1 contains the following coding sequences:
- the LOC142605361 gene encoding S-adenosyl-L-methionine:benzoic acid/salicylic acid carboxyl methyltransferase 2-like, giving the protein MEVVQVLHMNGGIGETSYANNSLVQQKVISLTRPITEEAITNLYCGTLPRSLAIADLDCYSGPNPLFVVSELIKVVDKLRKKLGHESLEYQVFLNDLPGNDFNTIFKLLPSFQKQMSCQMGPGAGPCLFSGTPGSFYGRLLPSNSLHFVHSSYSLQWLSQVLEGLDNNKGNIYMASTSPPSVHRAYYKQFQRDFLVFLKCRADELMVGGGMVLTFLGRRSEDPSSKECCYIWELLAMTLNDMVFEGLIEEDKMDSFNIPQYTPSPSKVKFEVLKGGYFSIDRLEVSTVKWNDYDSEFYPSIAFSDDGCSVANCMRAVAKPLLVNQFGDAIIDEVFRRYRKIISDHISKEKTQFINVTISMKKSGHFII; this is encoded by the exons atggAAGTTGTTCAAGTGCTCCACATGAATGGTGGAATAGGTGAAACAAGTTATGCAAACAACTCTCTGGTTCAG CAAAAAGTAATATCTTTGACCAGACCAATCACAGAGGAAGCTATTACCAATCTCTACTGCGGGACCTTGCCAAGGAGCCTAGCCATCGCTGACTTGGATTGTTATTCAGGACCAAACCCTTTGTTTGTGGTTTCTGAACTTATCAAGGTAGTGGACAAGCTTCGCAAAAAACTAGGCCATGAATCACTTGAATATCAAGTGTTTTTGAACGACCTTCCTGGAAATGACTTTAATACCATTTTCAAGTTATTGCCAAGCTTCCAAAAACAAATGAGTTGTCAAATGGGGCCTGGTGCTGGTCCATGTTTGTTCTCAGGAACTCCTGGTTCTTTTTATGGTAGGCTTCTTCCAAGCAACAGTTTGCATTTTGTGCACTCTTCTTACAGTCTCCAATGGTTATCTCAG GTTCTAGAAGGGCTGGATAATAACAAAGGGAACATATACATGGCATCTACAAGCCCACCAAGTGTACATAGGGCATACTATAAGCAATTTCAAAGagattttttagtgtttttaaaGTGCCGTGCAGATGAGCTGATGGTTGGAGGGGGAATGGTGTTAACATTTTTAGGGAGAAGAAGTGAAGATCCATCCAGCAAAGAGTGTTGTTACATCTGGGAGCTTTTAGCTATGACCCTCAATGACATGGTCTTTG AAGGACTCATAGAGGAAGATAAAATGGATTCCTTCAACATCCCTCAATACACACCATCCCCATCAAAAGtgaaatttgaagttttaaaagGAGGATACTTCTCCATTGATCGCTTGGAGGTTTCTACAGTCAAATGGAATGATTATGATAGTGAATTCTACCCATCTATTGCATTTAGTGATGATGGATGCAGTGTTGCAAATTGCATGAGAGCTGTGGCTAAACCCTTGCTTGTTAATCAATTTGGAGATGCAATCATTGATGAGGTTTTCCGTAGGTACAGGAAAATAATTTCTGATCACATCTCTAAAGAGAAGACTCAATTTATCAATGTGACCATTTCCATGAAAAAAAGTGGTCATTTCATCATATGA